A single region of the Raphanus sativus cultivar WK10039 chromosome 1, ASM80110v3, whole genome shotgun sequence genome encodes:
- the LOC108850953 gene encoding uncharacterized protein LOC108850953, producing MNKVASMLPEEAFFVVRKSFDARKILKEAKFVYIVDLDVKTLLELQPRAHDFIFRLGPSLDLLSIFLLRTLFLVT from the exons ATGAACAAG GTTGCTTCTATGTTGCCAGAAGAAGCGTTTTTTGTTGTGAGGAAGTCTTTTGACGCTAGGAAG attctGAAAGAAGCTAAGTTTGTGTATATTGTGGACTTGGATGTGAAGACGCTACTTGAGTTACAGCCTCGCGCTCATGATTTTATATTCCGGTTAGGCCCAAGCTTGGACTTGTTGAGCATCTTCCTCCTGAGAACTCTGTTTCTGGTGACTTGA